In one window of Frigoriglobus tundricola DNA:
- a CDS encoding MJ0042-type zinc finger domain-containing protein — MAVELRCPECRAKLRLKSAPEAGTEVECPKCGTVFPAPEPEDDADAPRKKAPAPDEKPAKASEDKKPKAPKDPKAPRKRKAKKQETSKLALIAVICAGTVLLACMSGVLIWYFTRTTKAVEMFYYVPEDAQTAWGINVGHVQKYPVFYKAINSLISGAPFKPAADAIAKAAGTDMDGLVEYVAVAESTKNGSVAVFRTKTEFDGADLSKIPGAEKKTLDGKTYYNVPISWQGNASARVFAPTNRLIVVCPADPGVLNDSVFKKMINGHADSRDKTLGVRMGALGKRVTRGTFWQLIMFDNEWNVERALPQVTVAQDGKTSPDDPKAKKRAEYSEGMKGSSGIGVKASLGSRELRFEMIVAEKDGTRATEYAKRMKESDLGKGDEGTPPRWFKEETSGLGDKKIEAQVISNLAFGSSGDLFFVKTAVDTTDVQQSASKLLGRVLGATAQNAGGAPGAGPGAPPGGSGGPGRPGGPGRPGPPGPKQRRRYNRTRC, encoded by the coding sequence ATGGCCGTCGAATTGCGCTGCCCGGAGTGCCGGGCCAAACTCCGTCTGAAGTCCGCGCCGGAGGCCGGCACCGAGGTCGAGTGCCCCAAGTGCGGCACCGTGTTCCCCGCGCCGGAGCCGGAGGACGACGCGGACGCGCCCCGGAAGAAGGCGCCGGCCCCGGACGAGAAACCCGCCAAGGCGAGCGAGGACAAGAAGCCCAAGGCGCCGAAGGACCCGAAAGCGCCGCGGAAGCGGAAGGCCAAGAAGCAGGAAACGAGTAAGCTCGCGCTCATCGCCGTGATCTGCGCCGGCACGGTCCTGCTCGCCTGCATGAGCGGCGTGCTCATCTGGTACTTCACGCGCACGACCAAGGCCGTCGAGATGTTCTACTACGTGCCCGAGGACGCCCAGACCGCGTGGGGCATCAACGTCGGGCACGTCCAGAAGTACCCGGTGTTCTACAAGGCGATCAACTCCCTCATCAGCGGGGCCCCGTTCAAGCCCGCCGCCGACGCCATCGCCAAAGCCGCCGGCACCGACATGGACGGCCTGGTGGAATACGTCGCCGTGGCCGAATCGACCAAGAACGGCTCGGTCGCCGTGTTCCGGACCAAGACCGAGTTCGACGGCGCCGATCTGTCCAAAATCCCGGGCGCGGAGAAAAAGACGCTCGACGGGAAAACGTATTACAACGTGCCGATCAGCTGGCAGGGAAATGCGTCGGCGCGGGTGTTTGCCCCGACCAACCGGCTGATCGTCGTCTGCCCCGCGGATCCCGGGGTTCTCAACGACTCGGTGTTCAAAAAGATGATCAACGGACACGCCGACAGCCGGGACAAGACGCTCGGCGTGCGCATGGGGGCGCTGGGCAAGCGGGTCACCCGCGGGACGTTCTGGCAGTTGATCATGTTCGACAACGAATGGAACGTGGAGAGGGCCCTGCCGCAGGTGACCGTTGCTCAGGACGGCAAGACCAGCCCCGACGATCCCAAGGCCAAGAAGCGGGCCGAGTACTCCGAAGGCATGAAGGGGTCGTCCGGCATTGGGGTCAAAGCCAGCCTCGGCAGCCGCGAACTGCGGTTCGAGATGATTGTGGCGGAAAAGGACGGAACGCGCGCCACAGAATATGCCAAGAGGATGAAGGAAAGCGATCTCGGTAAGGGCGACGAGGGCACGCCCCCCCGGTGGTTCAAGGAAGAAACCTCGGGCCTGGGCGACAAGAAGATCGAGGCCCAAGTCATTTCCAACCTGGCGTTCGGATCGTCCGGCGACTTGTTCTTCGTCAAGACGGCCGTCGACACCACGGACGTCCAGCAATCGGCGAGCAAGCTCCTGGGCAGGGTTCTCGGCGCGACCGCCCAGAACGCGGGTGGGGCGCCGGGCGCCGGGCCGGGCGCCCCACCCGGTGGCTCGGGTGGTCCGGGGCGCCCGGGTGGTCCGGGGCGCCCCGGACCACCCGGACCGAAGCAGCGCCGCCGCTACAACCGGACCCGATGTTGA
- a CDS encoding 7-cyano-7-deazaguanine synthase, with product MLNTPAPAWPPPAPSRPLAVLVSGGLDSAVLLAEAARAYPLVFPLYVRTGLHWEEVERAYLDRFLVAVRAPGLRPLVVLDQPVADVYGTHWSVSGEGVPGADTPDEAVFLPGRNVLLLAKPLIWCHLNGVPEVATAPLGSNPFPDATQAFYDGFARIVSSAIGGSVSVLRPYSALHKLDVLRRGRGLPLEYTFSCIRPAAGGVHCGACNKCAERRAGFRDAGTDDPTRYASDERSA from the coding sequence ATGTTGAACACTCCCGCACCCGCGTGGCCGCCACCGGCCCCGTCCCGCCCGCTCGCGGTCCTTGTCAGCGGCGGGTTGGACAGCGCCGTTCTGCTCGCCGAAGCGGCCCGGGCGTACCCACTTGTGTTCCCGCTGTACGTCCGCACCGGGCTCCACTGGGAGGAGGTGGAGCGCGCGTACCTGGATCGCTTTCTCGTCGCGGTCCGGGCGCCCGGGCTGCGCCCGCTCGTCGTCCTCGACCAGCCGGTCGCGGACGTGTACGGGACCCATTGGAGCGTTTCGGGCGAGGGCGTTCCGGGCGCCGACACGCCGGACGAGGCGGTCTTCCTGCCCGGCCGGAACGTGCTGCTGCTCGCCAAGCCGCTCATCTGGTGCCATTTGAACGGGGTTCCGGAGGTCGCGACCGCGCCGCTCGGCTCCAACCCGTTCCCCGACGCGACCCAGGCGTTTTACGACGGGTTCGCCCGGATCGTCAGTTCGGCCATTGGCGGGAGCGTGAGCGTTCTCCGCCCGTACTCCGCGCTCCACAAACTCGACGTGCTGCGCCGCGGGCGCGGGCTCCCGCTGGAGTACACGTTCTCGTGCATCCGCCCGGCCGCGGGCGGCGTACATTGCGGTGCGTGCAACAAATGTGCGGAGCGCCGCGCCGGGTTCCGCGACGCGGGCACGGATGACCCGACGCGTTACGCGTCGGACGAACGGTCGGCGTGA
- a CDS encoding 6-pyruvoyl trahydropterin synthase family protein — MFRVTKEIHFCYGHRLLNYAGKCRHLHGHNGKAVITLEAAALDELGMVVDFSAIKRVVGKWIDDALDHRMLLHQNDPIIPEFERQGEPFVALNANPTAETIARLIFERVAAQGMPVAEVTLWETENSFATYRPTPGSPDPPLTMREVAGR; from the coding sequence ATGTTTCGGGTGACGAAAGAGATCCACTTCTGCTACGGCCACCGGCTGCTCAACTATGCCGGCAAGTGCCGGCACCTGCACGGCCACAACGGCAAGGCGGTCATCACCCTCGAGGCCGCGGCGCTCGACGAGCTGGGCATGGTGGTGGACTTCTCCGCGATCAAGCGCGTGGTCGGGAAGTGGATCGATGACGCACTCGACCACCGAATGCTGCTGCACCAGAACGACCCGATCATCCCGGAGTTCGAGCGCCAGGGCGAGCCGTTCGTCGCGCTGAACGCGAACCCGACGGCGGAGACCATCGCCCGGCTGATCTTCGAGCGGGTCGCGGCGCAGGGCATGCCCGTGGCGGAGGTGACGCTGTGGGAGACGGAGAACTCCTTCGCCACCTACCGCCCGACGCCCGGCTCGCCGGACCCGCCGCTCACCATGCGCGAAGTCGCGGGGCGTTAG
- a CDS encoding TIGR01777 family oxidoreductase, which produces MKIVIPGGSGQVGTILARHFHHTNHDVVVLSRTPAAKTAWRVVAWDAQTVGPWAAEFEGADAVINLAGRSVNCRYTPANRREIIDSRVRSTHLVGTVIAGCARPPRVWLQASTATIYAHRFDAANDERTGALGGAEPNAPGAWNFSVDVATAWEKALGTVATPRTRKVAVRSAMTMSADRGGVFDVLLGLVRRRLGGRAGDGKQFVSWVHEADFIAATEFLIARDDMSGPVNVSAPEPLPNADFMRALRDAWGVRFGLPAARWMVGLGAWALRTESELVLKSRRVVPGRLMAAGFTFRFPEWPAAARDLCGQWRERARA; this is translated from the coding sequence ATGAAGATCGTCATTCCCGGTGGGTCGGGTCAGGTCGGTACAATTCTCGCCCGCCACTTCCACCACACCAATCACGATGTCGTAGTACTGAGCCGGACGCCGGCCGCGAAGACCGCGTGGCGCGTCGTCGCATGGGACGCGCAAACGGTCGGCCCGTGGGCGGCCGAGTTCGAGGGCGCCGACGCCGTCATCAACCTCGCCGGGCGGAGCGTGAACTGTCGCTACACGCCCGCCAACCGCCGCGAGATCATCGACTCGCGCGTGCGCTCCACGCACCTCGTGGGCACGGTGATCGCGGGGTGCGCCCGCCCGCCGCGGGTGTGGCTCCAGGCCAGCACCGCGACCATCTACGCCCACCGGTTCGACGCCGCGAACGACGAGCGGACCGGTGCCCTCGGCGGCGCCGAACCGAACGCTCCGGGTGCCTGGAATTTCAGCGTTGATGTGGCGACCGCGTGGGAGAAGGCCCTCGGTACCGTCGCCACCCCGCGCACGCGCAAGGTGGCGGTCCGCTCCGCGATGACCATGAGCGCCGACCGCGGCGGCGTGTTCGACGTACTGCTCGGGCTGGTGCGCCGGCGGCTCGGCGGGCGCGCGGGGGACGGGAAGCAGTTCGTCTCGTGGGTTCACGAGGCCGATTTCATCGCCGCGACCGAGTTCCTCATCGCGCGCGACGACATGAGCGGGCCGGTCAACGTGTCCGCACCGGAGCCGCTGCCGAACGCGGACTTCATGCGGGCGCTGCGCGACGCGTGGGGCGTGCGGTTCGGGCTGCCGGCGGCGCGGTGGATGGTGGGACTCGGCGCCTGGGCGCTGCGGACCGAGTCGGAACTGGTCCTCAAGAGCCGCCGCGTCGTTCCCGGGCGGTTAATGGCGGCCGGCTTCACGTTCCGGTTCCCGGAGTGGCCGGCCGCCGCCCGCGACCTGTGCGGCCAGTGGCGCGAGCGGGCGCGGGCCTAA
- a CDS encoding fumarate reductase/succinate dehydrogenase flavoprotein subunit, which produces MKLDAKVPGGPLAEKWSGFKEHQRLINPANKAKYHVIVVGTGLAGGSAAASLAELGYKVSSFCFQDSPRRAHSIAAQGGINAAKNYRNDGDSVHRLFYDTIKGGDFRSREANVHRLAEVSVNIIDQCVAQGVPFAREYGGLLDTRSFGGAQLQRTFYCRGQTGQQLLLGAYQALARQIALGSVKMYPRCEMLDLVVIDGRARGIVTRHLETGKIESFTADAVVLATGGYGNVFFLSTNAIGCNVSATYRAYKRGAAFANPCYTQIHPTCIPVAGDHQSKLTLMSESLRNDGRVWVPKSAGDAGKHPNEIPEGARDYYLERKYPSYGNLAPRDIASRASKEACDEGRGVGPGGRGVYLDFGAAITKQGRAKIEEKYGNLFEMYERITAESGYDRPMRIYPAVHYTMGGLWVNYELMSNVPGLFVIGEANFSDHGANRLGASALMQGLADGYFVLPYTITHWLAGEKAGVTPLDHAEFKRTEAEATEKIKKLLAVKGKKTATEFHRELGHVMWNDVGMARSKQSLETAISRIQALRHEFWQTVNVPGTDADLNTALERANRVSDFLEFGELLARDALVREESCGGHFRVEHQTPDGEAKRDDAHFCHVAAWEYAGPDKTPIRNEEPLGFEEVKLTERSYK; this is translated from the coding sequence ATGAAACTCGACGCGAAGGTGCCGGGCGGACCGCTGGCCGAAAAGTGGTCCGGCTTCAAGGAGCACCAGCGACTCATCAACCCGGCGAACAAGGCGAAGTACCACGTCATCGTGGTCGGCACCGGCCTGGCCGGCGGCAGCGCCGCGGCGTCGCTGGCCGAACTCGGCTACAAGGTGTCGAGCTTCTGCTTCCAGGACTCGCCGCGGCGGGCGCACAGCATCGCGGCCCAGGGCGGCATCAACGCCGCCAAGAACTACCGCAACGACGGCGACAGCGTCCACCGGCTCTTCTACGACACCATCAAGGGCGGCGACTTCCGCTCGCGCGAGGCCAACGTCCACCGGCTCGCCGAAGTGAGCGTGAACATCATCGACCAGTGCGTCGCGCAGGGCGTGCCGTTCGCCCGCGAGTACGGCGGCCTGCTCGACACCCGGAGCTTCGGCGGCGCCCAGCTCCAGCGCACCTTCTACTGCCGCGGCCAGACCGGGCAGCAGCTCCTGCTCGGCGCGTACCAGGCCCTCGCGCGGCAGATCGCGCTCGGGTCGGTGAAGATGTACCCGCGGTGCGAGATGCTCGACCTCGTCGTCATCGACGGCAGGGCCCGCGGCATCGTCACGCGGCACCTCGAAACGGGGAAGATCGAGTCGTTCACGGCCGACGCCGTCGTCCTCGCGACCGGCGGGTACGGCAACGTGTTCTTCCTCAGCACGAACGCCATCGGGTGCAACGTGTCCGCCACGTACCGCGCGTACAAGCGCGGCGCGGCGTTCGCCAACCCGTGCTACACGCAGATCCACCCGACGTGCATCCCGGTGGCCGGCGACCACCAGTCGAAGCTCACGCTGATGAGCGAGAGCCTCCGCAACGACGGCCGGGTGTGGGTGCCGAAGAGCGCCGGCGACGCGGGCAAGCACCCGAACGAGATCCCCGAGGGCGCCCGCGACTACTACCTCGAGCGCAAGTACCCGAGCTACGGCAACCTTGCCCCGCGCGACATCGCCAGCCGGGCCTCCAAGGAGGCGTGCGACGAGGGGCGCGGCGTCGGGCCGGGGGGCCGCGGGGTGTACCTCGATTTCGGCGCGGCCATCACGAAGCAGGGCCGCGCGAAGATCGAGGAGAAGTACGGCAACCTGTTCGAGATGTACGAGCGCATCACCGCCGAGAGCGGGTACGACCGCCCGATGCGCATCTACCCCGCCGTCCACTACACGATGGGCGGGCTCTGGGTGAACTACGAACTCATGTCCAACGTGCCGGGGCTGTTCGTCATCGGCGAGGCGAACTTCTCCGACCACGGGGCCAACCGTTTGGGCGCGTCCGCACTCATGCAGGGCCTGGCCGACGGCTATTTTGTGCTGCCGTACACGATCACGCACTGGCTGGCGGGCGAGAAGGCGGGCGTCACGCCGCTCGACCACGCCGAGTTCAAGCGGACCGAGGCCGAAGCGACCGAGAAGATCAAGAAGCTGCTCGCGGTGAAGGGCAAGAAGACGGCGACCGAGTTCCACCGCGAACTCGGCCACGTCATGTGGAACGACGTGGGCATGGCCCGCAGCAAGCAGTCGCTCGAGACGGCCATTTCGCGCATCCAGGCGCTCCGGCACGAGTTCTGGCAGACCGTGAACGTACCGGGCACCGACGCGGACCTGAACACGGCGCTGGAGCGGGCGAACCGCGTGTCGGACTTCCTCGAGTTCGGCGAGCTGCTGGCCCGCGACGCGCTGGTGCGCGAGGAGAGCTGCGGCGGGCACTTCCGGGTGGAGCACCAGACGCCCGACGGCGAGGCGAAACGCGACGACGCGCACTTCTGCCACGTGGCGGCGTGGGAGTACGCCGGCCCGGACAAGACGCCGATCCGCAACGAGGAGCCGCTCGGCTTCGAGGAAGTGAAACTGACCGAGCGGAGCTACAAGTAA
- a CDS encoding succinate dehydrogenase cytochrome b subunit, whose amino-acid sequence MSSTTTVRHPKGPPESAPAQGATPFLWAFFDSSVGAKITVALTGLGLVTFTIFHMIGNLKVFQGPAAINGYAYFLKHNLGALIWVARAGLLGIFVLHLTLAIRLSLRSKAARPVAYAHPGRVQATVSSRTMIWSGVVVGLFVLFHLAHFTFCWVNHAEVAPGQYVSYLELHDKKEPLYQDVYSMVVVGFQTPWLAALYIVAQVVLFVHLLHGVQSAFQTLGLKNGRFRQAIRVLGFAVAATVLVGNLAIVIGVWAGLHPVPPQ is encoded by the coding sequence ATGTCGTCTACCACCACCGTCCGCCATCCGAAGGGGCCGCCCGAATCGGCCCCGGCTCAGGGGGCGACCCCGTTCCTCTGGGCGTTCTTCGACTCCAGCGTCGGCGCGAAAATCACCGTCGCGCTCACCGGTCTCGGGCTGGTCACGTTCACGATCTTCCACATGATCGGGAACCTGAAGGTGTTCCAGGGGCCGGCGGCCATCAACGGCTACGCGTACTTCCTCAAGCACAATCTCGGCGCGCTCATCTGGGTCGCCCGCGCCGGCCTGCTCGGCATCTTCGTGTTACACCTCACCCTGGCAATTCGGTTGTCCCTCCGGTCGAAGGCCGCGCGCCCGGTGGCGTACGCGCACCCCGGCCGCGTGCAGGCGACCGTGAGCAGCCGCACCATGATCTGGAGCGGCGTCGTGGTCGGGCTGTTCGTCCTGTTCCACCTCGCCCACTTTACGTTCTGCTGGGTCAACCACGCGGAGGTCGCCCCCGGGCAGTACGTCAGCTACCTGGAACTGCACGACAAAAAGGAGCCGCTGTACCAGGACGTTTACAGCATGGTCGTAGTGGGGTTCCAGACGCCGTGGCTCGCGGCGCTGTACATCGTCGCCCAGGTCGTGCTGTTCGTTCACCTGCTGCACGGCGTCCAGAGCGCGTTCCAGACGCTCGGGCTGAAGAACGGCCGGTTCCGGCAAGCGATCCGGGTTCTCGGCTTCGCGGTCGCGGCGACCGTCCTGGTGGGCAACCTGGCCATTGTCATCGGCGTGTGGGCCGGTCTCCACCCGGTCCCACCACAGTAG
- a CDS encoding FHA domain-containing protein, with translation MDVPLFAEVSRTHAEVTRDGEGYVIESGRAVRVNGSETKRTVLSAGDRVTLGASCQFLFHKPVAASSSVRLELTSGHRLPVAVDGVLLMGNELMLGPGPDAHVELPGLDAPVLIYRSKDGLSVRVPGARYTIDDRPCSDRALLPLPCVVSCDAFTFAVEPVSGRL, from the coding sequence GTGGACGTGCCGCTGTTCGCGGAGGTGTCGCGGACGCACGCCGAGGTCACCCGCGACGGCGAGGGGTACGTGATCGAGTCCGGCCGGGCGGTCCGCGTGAACGGGAGCGAAACCAAGCGGACGGTGCTGTCCGCCGGCGACCGCGTCACGCTCGGGGCGAGCTGCCAGTTCCTGTTCCACAAGCCGGTCGCGGCGAGTTCGTCGGTGCGGCTGGAACTGACGAGCGGCCACCGGCTCCCCGTCGCTGTGGACGGGGTGCTCCTGATGGGCAACGAGCTGATGCTCGGGCCAGGGCCGGACGCGCACGTCGAACTCCCGGGCCTGGACGCGCCGGTGCTGATCTACCGCTCCAAGGACGGCCTGAGCGTGCGGGTGCCGGGGGCGCGGTACACCATCGACGATCGCCCGTGCAGCGACCGCGCCCTCCTGCCGCTCCCGTGCGTGGTGTCGTGCGACGCGTTCACCTTCGCGGTCGAGCCGGTGAGCGGGCGCCTGTAG
- a CDS encoding zinc ribbon domain-containing protein → MPIPVTCPGCSSKMAAPDAAAGKKVKCPKCQQIIAVPAPAAAADFEVVEDAPTPKKPAASAPTKVKAQAFVEVVEDEDGEDEKPRKKKPARAVVEDDEDDRPRKKRKAVAEEDDEDEDDRPRKKKKKKRAAEPEDGTSLVRNIVGGVVLLILLVVVAFVYYDKFGR, encoded by the coding sequence ATGCCGATTCCCGTCACCTGTCCCGGTTGCTCCTCGAAGATGGCAGCCCCGGACGCCGCGGCCGGCAAGAAGGTCAAGTGCCCCAAGTGCCAACAGATCATCGCGGTCCCCGCACCGGCTGCTGCTGCCGATTTCGAGGTGGTCGAGGACGCGCCGACACCGAAGAAGCCGGCGGCGAGCGCGCCGACCAAGGTGAAGGCGCAGGCTTTCGTAGAGGTCGTTGAGGACGAGGACGGCGAAGACGAGAAGCCCCGTAAGAAGAAGCCCGCGAGAGCGGTCGTTGAGGACGACGAGGACGACCGGCCCCGGAAGAAGCGGAAGGCCGTGGCCGAAGAAGACGATGAGGACGAGGACGACCGCCCCCGGAAGAAGAAAAAGAAGAAGCGGGCCGCGGAGCCCGAGGACGGCACGTCACTGGTCCGCAACATCGTCGGCGGCGTCGTGCTACTGATCCTGTTGGTTGTGGTCGCGTTCGTCTACTACGACAAGTTCGGTAGGTAA
- the thrC gene encoding threonine synthase, whose translation MPSNDFVLGLKCRVCGKIYPKAASFFCPDDSGPLEVAYDYDRIKPNISRAKITARPRNMWRYRELLPLDGEPTVGPQVGGTPLIRADRLADALGVERLWIKNDAVNFPTLSFKDRVVSVALSKARELGMRMVGCASTGNLANSVAALSASAGLETVILVPADLERVKIFGTALYGAKVVKVAGTYDQVNRLCTQIVLKYGWGFVNVNLRPFYAEGSKTVGFEIAEDLGWRFPQHVVCPMAGGALIGKIHKGFTELSRLGLVDQPVTTKMYGAQASGCNPISDCVKSNRERHKPVKTPNTICKSLAIGDPADGYFAAKLIRETGGWAEDVSDAEIVDSMLLLARTEGVFAETAGGTTLAVARKLIESGRIPRDEEIVICITGNGLKTQDAVFDALDEPAIIKPALADFEALAGLAQAEPVLA comes from the coding sequence GTGCCGAGTAACGACTTCGTCCTGGGCCTGAAGTGCCGCGTGTGCGGCAAGATCTACCCGAAGGCCGCCAGCTTCTTCTGCCCGGACGATTCGGGGCCGCTCGAGGTCGCCTACGACTACGACCGCATCAAGCCGAACATCAGCCGGGCCAAGATCACCGCGCGGCCCCGCAACATGTGGCGCTACCGCGAGCTGCTCCCGCTCGACGGCGAGCCGACCGTCGGCCCGCAGGTCGGCGGCACGCCGCTCATCCGCGCCGACCGCCTCGCCGACGCCCTCGGCGTCGAGCGGCTGTGGATCAAGAACGACGCCGTCAACTTCCCCACGCTCTCGTTCAAGGACCGCGTCGTGTCCGTCGCGCTCTCGAAGGCGCGCGAACTCGGCATGCGGATGGTCGGCTGCGCCAGCACCGGGAACCTCGCCAACAGCGTCGCGGCGCTGTCCGCGTCCGCCGGGCTGGAGACGGTCATCCTCGTCCCGGCCGATCTGGAGCGCGTCAAGATTTTCGGCACGGCGCTCTACGGCGCCAAGGTCGTGAAGGTGGCCGGCACCTACGACCAGGTGAACCGCCTCTGCACGCAGATCGTGCTGAAGTACGGCTGGGGCTTCGTGAACGTGAACCTGCGGCCGTTCTACGCCGAAGGGTCCAAGACCGTCGGCTTCGAGATCGCCGAGGACCTCGGCTGGCGGTTCCCGCAGCACGTCGTCTGCCCGATGGCCGGCGGCGCGCTCATCGGCAAGATCCACAAGGGCTTCACCGAGCTGAGCCGCCTCGGGCTCGTCGACCAACCAGTGACGACCAAGATGTACGGCGCGCAGGCGTCGGGCTGCAACCCGATCAGCGACTGCGTGAAGAGCAACCGCGAGCGGCACAAGCCGGTCAAGACCCCGAACACGATCTGCAAGAGCCTCGCCATCGGCGACCCGGCGGACGGGTACTTCGCGGCCAAGCTCATCCGGGAGACGGGCGGCTGGGCCGAGGACGTGAGCGACGCCGAGATCGTGGACTCGATGCTGCTGCTCGCGAGGACCGAAGGGGTGTTCGCGGAGACGGCCGGCGGCACCACGCTGGCGGTCGCGCGGAAGCTCATCGAGTCGGGCCGCATCCCGCGCGACGAGGAGATCGTGATCTGCATCACCGGCAACGGCCTGAAGACGCAGGACGCGGTGTTCGACGCGCTCGACGAGCCGGCAATCATCAAGCCGGCGCTGGCCGACTTCGAGGCGCTCGCCGGTCTGGCCCAGGCGGAACCGGTGCTGGCGTGA
- a CDS encoding glycosyltransferase family 39 protein: MSPGPRRAVRGAALAVVAAVAGLTATALARPAFTMYDEGVYYFQAVLFARGEVPYRDFFCPQPPGVLLVGALSERIGAGLTGVRAVSWLCGLVLLAQTYRLTGRLTNEGGPSVAAVLVAVTVVFAYQSIQGATNMPAAALETAACLLVVGGGRNGFVAAGLVLAAATVFRLPAVVATPGLVLLGLFAHGRSGFWPRAAWLLGALGIACAAIHLTLAAAVPGYFDNVFGFQTARVRTDWADRGGQVWELLSEPVALLGLPAALGLAVFGGGVVRGVAVHALVTTAAVTVAGNALSVMYYLPVLPLLAACAARALVRAARPRPWALAAVIGAVAVVRGPWVATVVLAQVGPDDEHAACVAILRTVPGAVVLTSDGRIAVLAGKRVVPGYYATDPNALHLVAPERFHAWFAAALPRADTVVVTPQLMMWMSPANAAAVRTGGKPVLFDTEGTRAAFVTTYGPVP; this comes from the coding sequence GTGAGTCCGGGGCCGCGGCGCGCCGTCAGGGGCGCGGCGCTGGCCGTGGTCGCGGCGGTCGCGGGGCTGACCGCGACCGCGCTCGCCCGGCCCGCGTTTACGATGTACGACGAGGGCGTGTACTACTTCCAGGCGGTGCTGTTCGCGCGCGGCGAAGTACCGTACCGCGACTTCTTCTGCCCCCAACCGCCGGGCGTGCTCCTGGTCGGTGCCCTGAGCGAACGGATCGGGGCGGGGCTCACCGGTGTTCGGGCGGTGAGCTGGTTGTGCGGCCTCGTGCTGCTCGCGCAGACGTACCGACTGACGGGGCGGCTCACGAACGAAGGCGGGCCGTCCGTCGCGGCGGTGCTAGTAGCGGTGACGGTGGTGTTCGCGTACCAGTCGATCCAGGGCGCGACGAACATGCCCGCCGCCGCTCTCGAAACGGCCGCGTGCCTGCTCGTGGTGGGCGGGGGCCGAAACGGGTTCGTGGCCGCGGGGCTGGTTCTGGCCGCGGCGACGGTGTTCCGCCTCCCCGCGGTCGTCGCGACACCGGGGCTGGTGTTACTCGGGCTGTTCGCACACGGGCGGAGCGGGTTCTGGCCGCGGGCCGCGTGGCTGCTCGGAGCGCTCGGGATCGCGTGTGCCGCGATCCACCTGACGCTCGCCGCTGCGGTGCCGGGGTATTTCGACAACGTCTTCGGCTTCCAAACGGCGCGCGTGCGAACCGACTGGGCCGATCGCGGCGGGCAGGTGTGGGAGCTGCTGTCGGAACCGGTCGCGCTGTTGGGGCTGCCCGCGGCGCTAGGGCTCGCGGTTTTCGGCGGCGGGGTGGTTCGCGGGGTGGCCGTTCACGCACTGGTGACGACCGCCGCTGTCACCGTCGCGGGGAACGCGCTCTCGGTGATGTACTACCTGCCGGTGCTCCCGCTCCTGGCCGCGTGTGCGGCGCGGGCGCTGGTTCGCGCGGCGAGACCGCGGCCGTGGGCGCTCGCGGCGGTCATCGGTGCGGTCGCGGTGGTCCGCGGGCCGTGGGTGGCGACGGTGGTTCTGGCCCAGGTGGGACCGGACGACGAACACGCGGCGTGCGTCGCGATCCTTCGGACCGTGCCGGGTGCGGTGGTGCTAACGAGCGACGGCCGCATCGCGGTCCTCGCCGGCAAGCGGGTGGTGCCGGGCTACTACGCGACCGACCCGAACGCGCTGCACCTCGTCGCCCCGGAGCGGTTCCACGCGTGGTTCGCCGCGGCGCTACCGCGGGCCGATACCGTGGTGGTCACGCCGCAGTTGATGATGTGGATGTCGCCGGCCAACGCCGCCGCCGTGCGGACGGGCGGGAAGCCGGTGCTGTTCGATACCGAGGGCACCCGGGCCGCGTTCGTGACGACTTACGGCCCGGTCCCGTGA
- a CDS encoding ubiquitin-like small modifier protein 1, which yields MAIKIQIPTPMREQSGGKAEVDVTGGTVKAALDDLLRQYPALGPKLFDNGKLRPYINVFLNDEDIRYLDEMDTAVTDGVIVALIPAVAGG from the coding sequence ATGGCAATCAAGATCCAGATCCCGACGCCGATGCGCGAGCAGTCGGGCGGTAAGGCGGAAGTGGACGTGACCGGCGGCACCGTGAAGGCGGCCCTCGACGACCTCCTCCGCCAGTACCCGGCCCTGGGGCCGAAGCTGTTCGATAACGGCAAACTGCGGCCGTACATCAACGTGTTCCTCAACGACGAGGACATCCGCTACCTCGACGAAATGGACACGGCCGTGACCGACGGCGTGATCGTCGCGCTGATCCCGGCCGTGGCCGGGGGGTGA